GAAAATCtatctctttttattttattattttttattacaatccCAGAATTTCCCTGTGGGATATTTCTATTAAGGCTCGAAGGGATGAATGGACGGACAGAGGGATGGAGGAAAGATAGATGAATTAGACAAGGAATTAAGTCAGAAATATACTTTCTCATactcatttattttttccatcctCCAGGAGCACAACCAAGACTTCTTTTCCCTTAAATTACTGTTATTAGGATTTCCTGAAGAGACTATATCACTTATGGCAGAACTCAAAGATAAGATGATACGCAGTCTATCTTTCTACGCAGCTCTCTACATTTATTCTCAGCCTTGGAAAAGGcttagaataaaagttttaatttttttttatgataaataatgaatcttttttaaagcattagcataatctcaaacagaaaaagttcgaaaaaaaagtgcaattcCTGATCTATAGCAATAATTAGTATTTTTCCAAACgtaaattgaagaaaaaaaagcagcagtgtgtaacttttagccactaggggtgCTAGAGCTGTAAAttccaggtttagcgcccctAAAGGCCACTGCCAACACTGCAATGTGacaaattaaacagtctccctccgtgttttggaatctgatagctgaccagtttggaccagcagaCAAAGCCACATTGACCCCTCTGGATTGAATCCTACATCAGTCTGACCCACCAGTATGACACCCACCAGTGtcatctgtttgttttgctgttaggCAGTGTGAGCCCATACTGTTGTGACCCAGAGACGGATCTGTCcttctcaagttacataggttAGTTTTTGAGAACCCTAACCCTCATAAGCGGCAAGAGCCGTAATTGatttatatttcaaattaaGCTTATACTGGTGTCAAAACTTCCACATTGCTACTTTAAAGCaaattaaatgtctttttttccccttgggTTTGGTCAAAATGAGGCTGCAACATTACATCAAAGCTATATCAACATATTGATTTTAAACAGGAGCAAATTCAGATCATTACCTCGTGTGCAGGGAAATGGGAGACAGCGAGAATGCATCGTATTGAAGCAATGCGAATTTtctgtgacagaaaaaaaaacccagatagATACCATTTATTAGTACAACTAATCTCGCTTATCTACAGAAGCTGAAAGTTGTGTCAGAACAGAGTGCGTGGGTGAGAGAGGGGCCGGCTACTGGGACTCACCATGGCTGGGCTACAGATGAGGGCCAGCAGCCTGGTGACCAAGGCCTCCAGCTGCTGTATCAGGACCTGCGGGGGGTTGATGAGGACGGGCTCCAGGCAGGACAGGGTGGACAGCTGGACGCCCTCGTCAGGACATGTTAAGGCCTCTAGCAGCAGGGACAGGAGCTAGATGGGGGGGGGACAACAGGAAGCCAAAACTTCAGATCAGTAACATTTCAGACTGGCCATTACCCAGAGGTCAAAGCTTTTCCTAGGACACTTACTGCTGGCAGCTCAGAGACCTGGACCTGCTTCGGGAGCTTATTGACTATGTTAGACAGAGCCTTCAAGTAGTTGGGTTTCTTCTCTGTGGAGCAGCAGAAAGACATTCCAGGTAAAACATCCAAACAAGATTCAGTCCTGGGTTGGGGCTTTTGATTATGTATTCAAACCATTCCTTTTTGAGCTGGGCTGATATTACTTACTAGTTTGCTTCTTGTTCACAGAGTCAGAATTATACATATGGGTTCAAATATGTGCATACAccctagggctgggcgataaatcgatttaatcgattaattcgaatttacaattctttaagatttcatttttggaaaatctggattttattttgccaatacactcattgggtttccatgaagagaacagcacgTGATGccgaatatatgtttaggcaaatatattgtcaaaatattgttaagtggaaacttttttttaccataatacgagatgcttcatttacttatttactttttttaaacttagtttgaagttcacaagtgcggtgaagcctgttcttagctcaatgtgtaataccactagcagcaaatgttttgttatattttcattgtttataatggcacggctgccatcttgttttacaagcatgtttcacagcttgtttttagttgcactttgaattcaggtcaactccctgatgaaatgcttgacattaaagcaaggttttaaaataatttctttttatgaaacaaaaaggaggaaaaaaaaaaaaatcgattaatcagatttggtatgataaaatctgagatttaatttttaatccatatcgcccagccctaatacaCCCCCCAcaatatctggaaaaaaaaaaaaaaaaaaaaaaaaaaaaaaaaatcgctctCAGCTAGCTGCCCCTGTTTGCAGACTACCTTCCTGTGAGAGACGATATTTTATATAGAACTCTAGCAGAACCCAACTTTTTGCGTGTTTGGGTTGAAGGTCCTTGGGTTGACTGAAAGGTTCAgctcagaagaaagaaactgACCAAGATTTAAGCTTTTTTTGTGATCTGAGAGATGCTGGAACACCAGCATCACTTTTCACTGTGAAGCATCGACACTGGAGGGATTCTGCTCCAAAGCTCACATCTTCTAGCTCACCAGGAATACAAATTCCCTTTAGGAAAGACTTTATGGTAAGAGGAGGCAAATGATGAGCTGTTTGACCACAACGACAAGAAAGAAGTTTGGAGGAATGGAGGTGAGGCTGTCAAACCCATGAGAATGAACCACCTGCCAAGCATGGTGGTGCCAGCATCACGCAGTGGGGCTACTTGGTTGCCATGGGTAATGGTGCGATGCGCAAAGGtgtttaaataatgatggaGGAGGATAACCTTACATTAAACAGTGTAATCTTACACAGataaagtgcagaaatctttgCTTTAGGACTATTTTTAGCTTCCAGCACCTTCACTAAGACACATCCAGGTTGAGCTGCTACAGCTGTGGTCAACTACGAAATGATTGGTTGGGGGTGTGAAAACTATCTTTTAAATCAGAGCGGGGCCCACCAAGAACAGTATGGGAACCCCTGTCTTAAGTTATGCGTCGCAACctagaaaaaatacaaataaaagcaaaaagccTGTGTTAAAATGCCGCACACATGCGGGGGGGGAGCCCCACCTTGCGGCGCGGCGTTGAAGCCCTGCACCAGCTTGGCTGAATTCTCGCTGAAGAAGCGCTGGCGGTACATGATGCGCACGTCGGCGTGGCAGCCGCGGTTCAGGACGTCGGCCGAGTCGCTCATCAGCAGCGAGAAGCCGTCGGCGGCCGCCGGGCCGAGGTCGGCGTCGTCGAGCAGGGAGAAGAGCTGCGCAGAACGGGTCAGACAGTTTAGAACCCGGGCCGCTCGTTGGCGCCGCCGGCACAGAGCGTTAGTCGGCGTTTTCACCTTGTCGGTCAGCGTCGAGAACAGAGGGTGGTAGCGCAGCAGCAGAGCCTTGGCGACCTGAACACATAAACAGTTTCAGAGCTCcagactgaaaacaaaaaaacgtccCGGCGGAGCCACCCTCACCCAGATCAGAAGCGTGAAGGCCTGGGTGCGCATCGGCGAGGAGGGACGGTCCAGCTCGCTGCCCAGCCTCTTCACCGTTCTCTGAATCAAGCTGTCCAGAGAAACACCTACaggcacaacaacaacagcgtCACAGCCCGTCTGTGGCTCAGAGGAGTGTTTCAGACAAACCTGGGAGGCGACGCTCACACGCACCCTGAGGCTTCTTGTTGAGCAGGCCGGCGAAGCACTTGGCAGCGGACGTGTAGGAGAGCGGgtggctgcagctgcagctcagctCCTCCAGCTCAGACAGCAAGCGCTCCTCCTGGGGCACCTCCACCTACAGGACACACTCCAGCTTCAGAAGCCTCCAAACAAAAGCTTCCTGAGCGGTTTCTATTCGGTGAAGTCAGGAAAAGAGACTCACACTGCGGGGTAACGAACACACACAGGCCATGAGGAGACACACCAGCTGGGACTGACGCCAccaatcctcctcctcctcctcctgctgcttctgcttctgggGAAACAGTCACACACTTCAAACAATGCGACACAACAAAGACAGGGAAAACTCCTGTACAGAGCCTTAAACCTCTTCACATGTTGTCctgtcacagtaaaaaaaaattaaatatagcTAAAGTTTAATGTTAAAAGTTTAATGTTATAGACCAAACTAAGTTAATACACTCGTTTATTTGACAGATGGTGGTTTTTCGATCTGTCAAACAAAAATCTTAAAGACTGCCGTGcatggcggttctagaccaaatttaccaggggggccaaggtggggccagtgttttttcacaggggcacagaacaaaaaacgaaacaataaaatggcaatatttaactgtgtaataatattaagtgagccacttgtggttttggagctgcaggtttcagacccctgatctagcagttgaaaacttgcccccagctcaatacggctaaagctaaacgtgaaacatcttaatttttaaatccttttaagAGTAAAACtatataggtaaaaaataatattggtcaaagtaaccaatcagtaatggtttctttgccattgcaaataattatgagaagtgtatttaatcttatgtctttagtacaggggccataacagggtccaggaccatttctacaggggcatgggcccctgctggcccctgtctagaaccgcccctgctgcCGTGTATTTATATCTAGACCCCTTTTAGTGTGACGacccaaaataaaatgctgtggGGACTCCTAACCCTGCGtctcacagtaaaacatggtggcggtagcttcatgctgtggggatggtaGGTTATAGGCAGCGTTATGCTGTCCATCCAGCCTGACTAAGTTTGACCAATTATTGCAAGAACAGGGCAAAGCTACCCTCTAAAGACCTGCAGACCCAAACCTCAGTAAACCACACTGTCACACCCCAATTTCCCCGCTGCGAGACAATTATTATTCTTACTTTTAAAACACATCCAAGTGTGTGGTTATAACGGGACATGGTACTAAAGTGCTTAGGAAGACTGGGGTCTGGGAGGCTGGTGCCTACCTGGAGCGGCCGAATGTGCGAGGGGAAGGAGTTGTCGGGTAAAAACGAGACGTCGCCGTCCAGGAAGAGAGACACGGCCCTCGAAGCCGTCTGCTCTGCGAACCTGGTGACACGAAACATCCCCAACAGGAAACCACAGGCGTGTGAAAAGCGGCTAACGTCAGCACACAGCACCAACTAATCGTAGAGGGCTCACTAACGagggaaataaaacataacagggAGATGTGCTGGAGAGGAACAGTGAGAGGAACAGTGGGAGGAAATGGAGCGTAGGGCAGCAGCAAAGACAATTCACTGTTAATTTAATGCATTCTTGCTCAACGCTAACCAAACAAGGGCAGATATTTGCAGAAGTGTTTGTAACTAACGTGGCGTGCAGCCGGGAGCAGGCGGTACTGATTACAGGAACCATAGCAGACAGGACCGCCTCCTCCACCAGAGGACTACCGCTGCCTGGTGACGTCTCTGAAACACAGAGGTGAAGGAACAAAGTCAGGATTTCAGCACTAAAAGGTGGCGCTTCCTAAATGAAAGTCCGCCGCTCACTCTGCAGGGCGGCTTGGAGCGCCAGGGACAGCAGGCGCGGGATGACGACGTCGTGAAAGCATCGGCCCGTCTCCTCGTCGTCCTGCGCCCGCTCCGCTATCCTCTGAAGGCTCAGGCACGCGTGCGCCGCCTCGTCCGCCGAGAAACGGCTGGGATCTGAGCAGACGATGGCGTTAAGAGTTAGTGCTTCCACCCAGCGGTCCCCAACGTGGAGGAGGCgcgccgggggggggggggaggggggggggggaccggCGTGTGCTGAGCTGAGGACGTCCAGGAGGACCGGCGTGCTCTCCCGGACAACACCGGCTCGGACGGACACTGCGGCCAGAGCGGCCAGACAGCGCTGACGCACTGCATGATGGGAATGCAGCTCAGACGCCTCTCTTTGGTCTGAtaggaggaggaaaaaataaataaatttattttcatcCAGACTGCAGGAATTCAGAGATGGTGGATTTGCGTCGGTTTTATCCGCTCACCAGAAAACATCTCCTCCTTTAACGTTGGGATGAGTTTGGCGATGAAGGCGGCGGGGTGCTGCTCGGCCAAGGCTCCGGCACACTCCACCACGGCCAGGCTAAACACAGACAGGGCACGAAACCATTAGACCGGACGCAGGGGGGGGCAACGGCGGGGGGGGGCGACTGGCCACCCAGAGCCCACCTGACTCTCTCGTCCTCGTCTGTCAGCAGCAGCCTGGTCAGGTGATCCACAGCCAGCTCGATGTCGGCGTCTGACAGCACACCTGGGAGACAGGGGGGGacagggggggtggggggttactTTGAGCGTTTCTGATCACAGGAACAGGCAAACAGAGGTCTGTCGGCGCGTCTCACCTGCTTGCTGGGCCAGGGAGGTGAGCACGGAGGTAGCGGTGATCTGGAGGCTGGAGTTACTTTCAGACAGAGCTGAAAACACCACGCTGCACAGAGAGTCTTTGTGCGCTGAGAACAGGTTCTCGTCTAGAACGGCGGGAGGGATCAGAGAGAAAGGCACTCAGGTAGGCTTCCAGAGATCAAATGATCAGCAGCAAACAGCGGCTTATTTTGTTTCTCCTATCAGCGAAGGAGCCTTGCACAGCACTGCTGTAGCGACGGTGGACTCAAAGTTAGGCCGTTTCAGCGTCGTGTCTGGTCCGTTCAGGCCGCaggagagagcaagacttctaacagataacaggaaggctgaaggccttctgctcctcttctcTATCATGAAACCTGATAGATCTGGCTCCGTTGGTAGTCCACCCCCCCAAATCCTGAGAGTTGAGGCGAGGATCTACATTTtctacaacacacacacacaggctggTGTTTCTGTGTTAGCTGTGTAAACCACACTACCGCTGAGATGCTACACAGAGCAAAAATATCAACTCCAAATCCACCTTTCTCTTAGATACTATTTAAAATCGGCTCTACAGAGACTGCTCTCCTACAGCGTGTCATCTCCTCTGTTCCTGACACAATGATGGCAGGAAGGCTGTAAAGTACACATTTTCCCTCCTGGCTCTATATCTTCTTATAGAGCAGTTCTTAAAAAGGAATTAAAATTAACTGAACTCTGTATCAGAGGAAGGAAAACGCCGTTGCTGTCCTACTGTCACCATTGTGAACTTGTGCCGTATGCCGAACTCTGCTCTGACTTAACTGGAACTGTGTGGAGGATGGGACTGATTGATCTTTTTGGCAACAAACACCTCATGAAGGTGTGATGCGTCCGTGAGGGAATGGCAGCTTAATCTGCACAATCATGTGGGGTGGtagatctgtgatgctgtggccCGTTTCTCTTTCAAAGACCCTCTGAAGATATCTGGCCTCCACCATTACTCTCCAGCTCTACCAGCTGAACATGGGTCATTTAGGGGTCTCCATTACAATTTATTTAAGCTTTATTGGACAGATGTGTCCACACTTAccaacattttgaaatatttactACACCAGTAAGGGGATGTTTCAGCTCGACTAAAACTACTGCAGAAAAAGTCCATGTCAGAGATACATTAAAGGCTCGTTTTCCATCAACGTGTGATGGAGAGGAACCCAAGTTGAACAAATGCAAGGGAAAAACATGCAGAACGACTACTTTGGACATTCTTTGCAATGTTTCAGGTAGTTGAGGCGAGTTGAGGTGCTGAACGGGGCTAGCGGCGCTTACCGTGGTCTGAAGACTGACAGCCAGCTGTTGACTGAATGAATCGCTGCACCACTTCCAACAACGTCCGTCTGTGGGAACACTGCAGAGACGGGGCAGTTAGACCGTGTCCCTGCCCTCGATTGAAGCTTAATTAACACACCAATGTTTTCCTTCTGTCATACCTGCGTCTTGCTGTTGTACTGCTCCACCAGAGGGGGCATGACAGCGGCTGTTATAATGTGGCTGGCCCTGTAGGAGGCGCTGCAGGCGGCCTGGAGCAGCTTAGCGCTGGGCCACACCAGCTTCAAGTCAGGCTCAAACAGGTGGTGCTTGCAGTCTGAAATAAAGAGTCTGCGGGTTTAGCTGAGAACTGACGCAGAAATATTCACACCCCTAAACGGTTCCACATTTTTCATACGTAGCCTCTAATGTAATCCACTGGAATTTATGTGCCTGAGCACAAAGTAGAACATAATTATGATGTGGAAAGTGGTTTTCCCTGCTTGGATTGAGGCAAACTACTTCTTGTGGCTTTTCCTccccacttcacaattatgctgaactttttgttttgtacatCACATAAAATGTCTGTGGTTGCAacattac
Above is a genomic segment from Fundulus heteroclitus isolate FHET01 chromosome 10, MU-UCD_Fhet_4.1, whole genome shotgun sequence containing:
- the mms19 gene encoding MMS19 nucleotide excision repair protein homolog, translated to MAAESPPLLSLVEEFVSGLQDSKAKDAATGVRDGRFTVLQLVEALGQSLTSSQPHTRARGVQLLSDVLQENHTALTEREVELLLAFYENRLKDHYVITPPVLRGLQALTKSRLLPPGSAVSMLRSLFQDVHVQSLMLAERACVYNMLINLMDSREDELKGLGADFVFGFVQSMDGERDPRNLLLAFQIAKNIVVRGYNMGKFTEELFEVTSCYFPIDFSPPPNDPHGITKEELIQALRAVLTGSPTFAEFLLPLIIEKLDSDVQSAKLDSLQTLAACVGQYEHKDLAEFLEGLWTSLRREVFQTSSEKIESAALAALTALTSCLSRSILNSDSEDSLSTFLDLLLRDCKHHLFEPDLKLVWPSAKLLQAACSASYRASHIITAAVMPPLVEQYNSKTQCSHRRTLLEVVQRFIQSTAGCQSSDHDENLFSAHKDSLCSVVFSALSESNSSLQITATSVLTSLAQQAGVLSDADIELAVDHLTRLLLTDEDERVSLAVVECAGALAEQHPAAFIAKLIPTLKEEMFSDQREASELHSHHAVRQRCLAALAAVSVRAGVVRESTPVLLDVLSSAHADPSRFSADEAAHACLSLQRIAERAQDDEETGRCFHDVVIPRLLSLALQAALQKTSPGSGSPLVEEAVLSAMVPVISTACSRLHATFAEQTASRAVSLFLDGDVSFLPDNSFPSHIRPLQKQKQQEEEEEDWWRQSQLVCLLMACVCSLPRSVEVPQEERLLSELEELSCSCSHPLSYTSAAKCFAGLLNKKPQGVSLDSLIQRTVKRLGSELDRPSSPMRTQAFTLLIWVAKALLLRYHPLFSTLTDKLFSLLDDADLGPAAADGFSLLMSDSADVLNRGCHADVRIMYRQRFFSENSAKLVQGFNAAPQEKKPNYLKALSNIVNKLPKQVQVSELPALLSLLLEALTCPDEGVQLSTLSCLEPVLINPPQVLIQQLEALVTRLLALICSPAMKIRIASIRCILAVSHFPAHEVLPFRARVLRALAPPLDDRKRLVRREAVQARGEWFLLGSPGGR